One genomic segment of Patescibacteria group bacterium includes these proteins:
- a CDS encoding nucleotidyl transferase AbiEii/AbiGii toxin family protein: MYQETLTKNTQSVLKILAASGIAKDFYLAGGTALALYLGHRFSVDLDWFAPKFSLSASFRQKLEKLGELEIDSESENTFNGALNGVRVSFFEYPYRLIAPTKLFQKNVYLAGIPDIAAMKIEAVSRRGSYKDFIDLYFLLEDYSLAELLGFVRKKFASLNYNEAHLLKALTYFKDAGTTAMPKLIKPVSWQEITKTINSKVKIYLNQEINK, encoded by the coding sequence ATGTATCAAGAGACCCTCACTAAAAATACCCAAAGCGTTCTAAAGATCTTAGCCGCATCCGGGATCGCTAAAGATTTTTATCTGGCTGGCGGGACTGCTTTGGCGCTTTATCTTGGCCATCGCTTTTCTGTAGATTTAGACTGGTTTGCCCCAAAATTTTCTCTTTCCGCGTCTTTTCGCCAAAAACTAGAAAAACTTGGGGAACTGGAAATAGACAGCGAATCAGAAAATACTTTTAATGGCGCCCTAAACGGAGTAAGGGTGAGTTTTTTTGAATATCCTTATCGCTTGATTGCGCCGACAAAACTATTTCAGAAAAATGTCTATCTTGCCGGAATTCCGGACATTGCGGCAATGAAGATTGAGGCGGTTTCAAGAAGGGGTTCTTACAAGGACTTTATTGACCTTTATTTTCTTTTGGAAGACTACTCTTTGGCTGAGCTGTTGGGGTTTGTCCGGAAGAAATTCGCCAGTTTAAATTATAATGAAGCCCATCTTTTAAAAGCTTTGACTTATTTTAAAGACGCGGGAACAACGGCAATGCCAAAGTTGATAAAGCCAGTGAGTTGGCAGGAGATTACTAAAACTATAAATAGTAAGGTAAAAATATATTTGAATCAAGAAATAAACAAGTAA